A genome region from Polyodon spathula isolate WHYD16114869_AA chromosome 19, ASM1765450v1, whole genome shotgun sequence includes the following:
- the LOC121294366 gene encoding dual oxidase maturation factor 2-like, with the protein MTFYNDIYPFYPQQRTPFIFNLSQLIVILVFLVLSCSFLVILPGIRGRGRLFWMFRIVLSLFIGVVTVAVNFTSDWATGYIKTNTTYKSFSNAMVSAEIGLHVGFDGINITLKGNPVMQLNETINYNEMFQWTDDYKEDYVKALARGLPNPILYIAEKFTQDSPCSLLFQYKYSGHYASATMWAAFCCWLISNVLFSMPVILYGGYMIVTTGAFIIFSLISFATIHNAQFCTISLGTVSLETAFGGSFWLSLVTGILCILIGGAVILMDVFIPQKLKILFTANEGDEENDITECYLNKSFLEKDNVLPLGEVRSSVPL; encoded by the exons ATGACATTCTACAACGACATTTATCCATTTTACCCTCAACAAAGAACGCCCTTCATCTTCAACCTCAGCCAGCTCATAGTGATTCTGGTGTTCTTAGTCCTTAGTTGCAGTTTCCTTGTTATACTACCCGGAATCCGAGGGAGAGGG AGGCTGTTTTGGATGTTCAGAATTGTCCTCAGTCTTTTCATTGGTGTGGTCACTGTcg CTGTCAATTTTACAAGTGACTGGGCGACTggctatattaaaacaaacacaacttacAAATCATTCAGCAATGCCATGGTTAGTGCTGAGATCGGACTACATGTGGGGTTTGATGGGATCAATATAACACTTAAAG GCAATCCAGTGATGCAGTTAAATGAAACTATAAACTACAATGAAATGTTCCAGTGGACGGATGACTATAAGGAGGACTATGTTAAAGCTCTAGCGAGAGGTCTTCCCAACCCAATCCTGTACATTGCAGAGAAGTTCACTCAAGACAGCCCCTGTAGTCTGTTATTCCAATACAAGTACTCAGGACATTATGCATCAGCTACCATGTG GGCTGCATTCTGCTGCTGGCTCATCTCCAACGTTCTCTTCTCCATGCCAGTTATTTTGTATGGGGGCTACATGATAGTGACCACAGGAGCATTCATCATCTTTTCATTGATTTCCTTTGCCACGATCCATAATGCACAGTTTTGCACTATCAGTTTGGGCACCGTGTCTCTGGAGACTGCCTTTGGTGGATCTTTCTGGCTGTCACTAGTAACAG GGATACTGTGCATTCTCATTGGAGGAGCTGTGATTCTGATGGACGTCTTCATTCCGCAGAAGTTAAAGATTTTATTTACAGCGAATGAGGGGGACGAGGAGAATGACATCACTGAATGCTACCTTAATAAAAGCTTTCTCGAAAAGGATAACGTGTTACCATTGGGAGAAGTAAGATCGTCTGTACCG CTTTAG
- the LOC121294351 gene encoding mucosa-associated lymphoid tissue lymphoma translocation protein 1-like isoform X2 has translation MIRELAITEHPASACVPLNYRVTLRCRAKGSGLLQYQWFQSEDEEVPGATQPDLVITAKKTQVYVCRVNDNHSNCVFSEWVKVKVWQILKTDLPVTWQGQPQIVVHPRSVTIKHNEELKLLSIAFGIPPPRYQWYWNGNLLQDQTKETLLIKKADKEHQGTYLCSVSNVFEEIWTEPAEVNIEPPNKTTAGRFYATDKVALLVGNLNYSNHPNLIAPMMDVQELANLLHALNFRVVSLLNVTKEEMAAAIQEFVKLLDKGVYALFYYAGHGYENSGRNYLVPIDAPQPYRRENCISVQRTMQQMQEKHTALNVVLLDTCRKWYNKDCVPSEVKPLAPLGNTVYGYATSEDAEAYEVQDGSRSSGIFTKYLNKHILLKEKVTHVLEQVSEDLGRDPLIIGKQVMEIKHTLNEPRALTDQICTTGHTVELRERILNWSRANELPERRVLKFPCGTEVELSFSALFSNMIAVFATVKKTGWKTVDCSVSLQSTPVMEDVFSSSDDSTGGMGSLLLSGPDNTDCSLRLSGLQKLKRNLILKVDLHYTSTDSRQRMVESKQEDIGKPLVAKCELHKYAKPLERHEGKATAATFQAPPQRATAYTQLGQPCRPSTRKAENGREHNEPEENDESELLNLAFVSLGQKSTCT, from the exons ATGATAAGgg AACTTGCAATCACTGAGCATCCAGCATCTGCGTGTGTGCCTCTGAATTATCGAGTTACTCTGCGTTGTCGTGCAAAGGGGTCTGGCCTCCTACAGTACCAGTGGTTCCAATCAGAAGATGAAGAG GTTCCTGGTGCCACGCAGCCAGACCTGGTCATCACGGCCAAGAAAACCCAGGTTTACGTCTGTAGAGTGAACGACAACCACAGTAACTGTGTGTTTAGCGAATGGGTGAAGGTGAAAGTTTGGCAAATTCTGAAAACAG ACCTACCCGTAACCTGGCAAGGACAGCCACAGATAGTTGTGCATCCCAGGTCAGTCACTATAAAGCACAATGAGGAGCTTAAGTTGCTGAGCATTGCTTTTGGAATCCCTCCTCCACGCTACCAGTGGTACTGGAACGGGAACCTGTTGCAAGACCAGACGAAAGAAACACTGCTA ataaagaAAGCAGATAAAGAACATCAAGGGACCTATCTGTGTTCAGTTTCTAACGTGTTTGAGGAGATCTGGACTGAACCAGCTGAAGTTAATATAG AACCTCCTAATAAAACCACAGCTGGGAGATTTTATG caacagacAAAGTGGCTCTGCTTGTTGGCAATCTGAATTACTCCAATCACCCGAACTTGATTGCGCCCATGATGGATGTGCAAGAGCTGGCGAATCTGCTGCACGCTCTGAACTTCCGTGTTGTATCGCTGCTCAACGTCACCAAAGAGGAGATGGCTGCGGCAATCCAGGAGTTTGTGAAACTGCTTGACAAAGGGGTTTATG CTTTGTTCTACTATGCTGGGCATGGGTATGAAAATTCAGGTAGAAACTACCTGGTTCCTATTGATGCTCCCCAGCCATACAGACGAGAGAACTGCATCAGTGTGCAGCGAACCATGCAGCAAATGCAAGAGAAGCACACAGCACTGAACGTTGTCTTGCTGGACACATGTAGGAAATG GTACAACAAGGATTGTGTGCCTTCTGAAGTAAAGCCACTTGCACCTTTGGGCAACACAGTATATGGATATGCAAC GAGTGAAGATGCTGAAGCCTATGAGGTCCAGGATGGCAGTCGGAGTTCAGGAATCTTCACAAAGTACCTCAACAAACACATTTTGCTAAAGGAGAAAGTTACTCATGTTCTTGAACAAGTATCAGAGG ATCTAGGAAGAGATCCACTGATTATTGGAAAGCAGGTGATGGAGATTAAACACACACTAAATGAGCCCCGTGCACTAACTGACCAAATCTGCACTACAGGACACACTGTCGAGCTCCGGGAAAGGATCCTCAACTGGAGTCGGGCCAACG AGTTGCCTGAGAGAAGGGTGCTGAAGTTCCCCTGTGGTACTGAAGTGGAACTCAGTTTCTCTGCGTTATTTTCTAACATGATTGCAGTGTTTGCTACAGTGAAGAAGACAGGGTGGAAAACAGTGGACTGCAGTGTTAGTCTACAAAGTACACCA GTAATGGAGGATGTGTTCTCAAGCAGTGATGACAGTACCGGTGGAATGGGCTCTTTGCTGCTAAGCGGTCCTGACAACACTGACTGCAGCCTGAGGCTGAGCGGCCTACAGAAACTCAAG agGAATTTGATATTAAAGGTGGATTTGCATTATACAAGCACGGACAGCAGGCAGCGAATGGTGGAGAGCAAGCAGGAAGACATTGGAAAACCTTTAGTTGCCAAATGTGAACTTCACAAGTACGCAAAGCCTTTAGAAAGACATGAGGGTAAAGCAACGGCCGCCACATTCCAAGCACCGCCACAGCGGGCAACAGCATACACGCAATTGGGTCAGCCTTGTAGGCCATCGACACGCAAGGCAGAAAATGGTAGGGAACACAATGAGCCAGAGGAAAATGATGAGAGCGAGTTACTGAACCTCGCTTTCGTGTCCCTGGGACAGAAAAGCACTTGCACTTGA
- the LOC121294351 gene encoding mucosa-associated lymphoid tissue lymphoma translocation protein 1-like isoform X1, translating into MIRELAITEHPASACVPLNYRVTLRCRAKGSGLLQYQWFQSEDEEVPGATQPDLVITAKKTQVYVCRVNDNHSNCVFSEWVKVKVWQILKTDLPVTWQGQPQIVVHPRSVTIKHNEELKLLSIAFGIPPPRYQWYWNGNLLQDQTKETLLIKKADKEHQGTYLCSVSNVFEEIWTEPAEVNIDLHRHVNSLLEPPNKTTAGRFYATDKVALLVGNLNYSNHPNLIAPMMDVQELANLLHALNFRVVSLLNVTKEEMAAAIQEFVKLLDKGVYALFYYAGHGYENSGRNYLVPIDAPQPYRRENCISVQRTMQQMQEKHTALNVVLLDTCRKWYNKDCVPSEVKPLAPLGNTVYGYATSEDAEAYEVQDGSRSSGIFTKYLNKHILLKEKVTHVLEQVSEDLGRDPLIIGKQVMEIKHTLNEPRALTDQICTTGHTVELRERILNWSRANELPERRVLKFPCGTEVELSFSALFSNMIAVFATVKKTGWKTVDCSVSLQSTPVMEDVFSSSDDSTGGMGSLLLSGPDNTDCSLRLSGLQKLKRNLILKVDLHYTSTDSRQRMVESKQEDIGKPLVAKCELHKYAKPLERHEGKATAATFQAPPQRATAYTQLGQPCRPSTRKAENGREHNEPEENDESELLNLAFVSLGQKSTCT; encoded by the exons ATGATAAGgg AACTTGCAATCACTGAGCATCCAGCATCTGCGTGTGTGCCTCTGAATTATCGAGTTACTCTGCGTTGTCGTGCAAAGGGGTCTGGCCTCCTACAGTACCAGTGGTTCCAATCAGAAGATGAAGAG GTTCCTGGTGCCACGCAGCCAGACCTGGTCATCACGGCCAAGAAAACCCAGGTTTACGTCTGTAGAGTGAACGACAACCACAGTAACTGTGTGTTTAGCGAATGGGTGAAGGTGAAAGTTTGGCAAATTCTGAAAACAG ACCTACCCGTAACCTGGCAAGGACAGCCACAGATAGTTGTGCATCCCAGGTCAGTCACTATAAAGCACAATGAGGAGCTTAAGTTGCTGAGCATTGCTTTTGGAATCCCTCCTCCACGCTACCAGTGGTACTGGAACGGGAACCTGTTGCAAGACCAGACGAAAGAAACACTGCTA ataaagaAAGCAGATAAAGAACATCAAGGGACCTATCTGTGTTCAGTTTCTAACGTGTTTGAGGAGATCTGGACTGAACCAGCTGAAGTTAATATAG ATCTACATCGCCACGTAAACTCTCTTTTAGAACCTCCTAATAAAACCACAGCTGGGAGATTTTATG caacagacAAAGTGGCTCTGCTTGTTGGCAATCTGAATTACTCCAATCACCCGAACTTGATTGCGCCCATGATGGATGTGCAAGAGCTGGCGAATCTGCTGCACGCTCTGAACTTCCGTGTTGTATCGCTGCTCAACGTCACCAAAGAGGAGATGGCTGCGGCAATCCAGGAGTTTGTGAAACTGCTTGACAAAGGGGTTTATG CTTTGTTCTACTATGCTGGGCATGGGTATGAAAATTCAGGTAGAAACTACCTGGTTCCTATTGATGCTCCCCAGCCATACAGACGAGAGAACTGCATCAGTGTGCAGCGAACCATGCAGCAAATGCAAGAGAAGCACACAGCACTGAACGTTGTCTTGCTGGACACATGTAGGAAATG GTACAACAAGGATTGTGTGCCTTCTGAAGTAAAGCCACTTGCACCTTTGGGCAACACAGTATATGGATATGCAAC GAGTGAAGATGCTGAAGCCTATGAGGTCCAGGATGGCAGTCGGAGTTCAGGAATCTTCACAAAGTACCTCAACAAACACATTTTGCTAAAGGAGAAAGTTACTCATGTTCTTGAACAAGTATCAGAGG ATCTAGGAAGAGATCCACTGATTATTGGAAAGCAGGTGATGGAGATTAAACACACACTAAATGAGCCCCGTGCACTAACTGACCAAATCTGCACTACAGGACACACTGTCGAGCTCCGGGAAAGGATCCTCAACTGGAGTCGGGCCAACG AGTTGCCTGAGAGAAGGGTGCTGAAGTTCCCCTGTGGTACTGAAGTGGAACTCAGTTTCTCTGCGTTATTTTCTAACATGATTGCAGTGTTTGCTACAGTGAAGAAGACAGGGTGGAAAACAGTGGACTGCAGTGTTAGTCTACAAAGTACACCA GTAATGGAGGATGTGTTCTCAAGCAGTGATGACAGTACCGGTGGAATGGGCTCTTTGCTGCTAAGCGGTCCTGACAACACTGACTGCAGCCTGAGGCTGAGCGGCCTACAGAAACTCAAG agGAATTTGATATTAAAGGTGGATTTGCATTATACAAGCACGGACAGCAGGCAGCGAATGGTGGAGAGCAAGCAGGAAGACATTGGAAAACCTTTAGTTGCCAAATGTGAACTTCACAAGTACGCAAAGCCTTTAGAAAGACATGAGGGTAAAGCAACGGCCGCCACATTCCAAGCACCGCCACAGCGGGCAACAGCATACACGCAATTGGGTCAGCCTTGTAGGCCATCGACACGCAAGGCAGAAAATGGTAGGGAACACAATGAGCCAGAGGAAAATGATGAGAGCGAGTTACTGAACCTCGCTTTCGTGTCCCTGGGACAGAAAAGCACTTGCACTTGA